In Brienomyrus brachyistius isolate T26 chromosome 3, BBRACH_0.4, whole genome shotgun sequence, the following proteins share a genomic window:
- the epcam gene encoding epithelial cell adhesion molecule, with translation MRALILLLVSLAVGASAQCACKYLKWATCEQTSTCTCTVQVVNDTAHPVNCTTLVSKCHAMKAEMFQLTRGKGRFGGKPTEHAVTDDDGIYDPVCERNGAFRPQQCNNTNQCWCVNSAGVRRSDMGDRQLKCEAVETYWIRIDLNHRPMNTTLNVTNIRTAIETLLQQYNLNPSLIEKVDYDKDRRLIVLDLKKRMGDRTVDLSRVAHYLEKEAKNLTLLTTPTPLVTVGGQPMSFERATVYYVDETPPTFTMKKLTGGVIAVIVVVALAIIIGLLVLYLIRKREYKKAQVH, from the exons ATGAGGGCTCTGATTTTGCTGCTCGTTTCTTTAGCAGTGGGAGCATCAGCTCAGT GCGCATGCAAGTACTTGAAGTGGGCTACCTGTGAGCAGACGTCGACTTGCACTTGTACAGTCCAAGTTGTGAATGACACAGCGCATCCCGTAAATTGCACTACAC TGGTTTCCAAGTGCCACGCGATGAAGGCAGAGATGTTTCAACTCACGCGTGGGAAAGGAAGGTTTGGAGGGAAACCCACTGAGCACGCCGTGACAGACGACGACGGGATCTACGATCCTGTATGCGAGCGCAACGGAGCCTTTCGTCCCCAACAGTGCAACAATACAAATCAGTGCTGGTGTGTGAACAGCGCTGGCGTCCGTCGCTCAGACATGGGCGATCGCCAGCTCAAATGTGAAGCGGTAGAGACCTA CTGGATACGCATCGATCTCAATCACAGACCAATGAACACTACCCTCAATGTCACCAACATTAGAAC TGCAATTGAAACTCTCCTGCAACAGTACAACCTGAACCCATCCCTAATAGAAAAAGTTGAT TATGACAAGGACAGAAGGCTAATTGTTCTGGACCTCAAGAAGCGGATGGGTGATAGGACGGTGGACCTCTCCCGCGTGGCACACTATTTGGAAAAAGAA GCCAAGAATTTGACTTTATTAACAACTCCCACACCATTGGTCACAGTTGGTGGGCAGCCAATGAGCTTTGAGAGGGCCACTGTCTATTACGTTGACGAGACGCCCCCCACCTTCACCATGAAGAAACTTACTGGGGGTGTGATTGCTGTTATCGTCGTGGTGGCTCTGGCAATTATTATTGGTCTGCTGGTCCTG TACCTGATCAGGAAGAGAGAATACAAGAAGGCTCAG GTTCACTAG